A single region of the Chryseobacterium culicis genome encodes:
- the gyrA gene encoding DNA gyrase subunit A → MQKEGERLIPINIVDEMKSSYIDYSMSVIVSRALPDVRDGLKPVHRRVLYGMYGLGVFSNRKYLKSARIVGDVLGKYHPHGDSSVYDAMVRMAQDWSLRYPQVDGQGNFGSMDGDPPAAMRYTEARLKKISDEVLSDLDKETVDFQNNFDDSLQEPTVMPTKVPNLLVNGTSGIAVGMATNMAPHNLSESVDAICAYIDNKEITIDELMQHIIAPDFPTGGIIYGYDGVRDAFHTGRGRVVLRAKVNFDEIGNRNAIIVTEIPYQVNKAEMIARTAELVKDEKIPGIHEIRDESDRKGLRVVYELKNDAIPNVVLNLLYKYTALQTSFSVNNIALVHGRPEQLNLKDIIHHFVEHRHEVIVRRTQFELKKAKERAHILEGFMKVIGTQDSLDRAISIIRHSANPQAAKEGLIEAFELSDIQAQAILDLRLARLTGMELDKIRDEYDAIMKEIENLEDILANEPRRFQIIKDELIEIKEKYGDERRTEIDYSGGEMSIEDIIPNESVVLTISHAGYIKRTSLSEYKIQSRGGVGNKAATTRDSDFLEYIVSATNHQYMLFFTEKGRCYWLRVFEIPEGSKTAKGRAVQNLINIEPDDKIKAYIRTNNLKDSEYVNQMSVVMVTKNGTIKKTSLEAYSRPRVNGVNAIEIRDNDQLLGAYLTNGTSQIMIATKNGKCIRFPEEKVREVGRGSIGVRGILLEDGDEAIGMIVVNDVENETVLVVSEKGYGKRTAVEDYRITNRGGKGVITLNITDKTGNLIAIQNVTDEDGLMIINKSGVAIRMGMDEMRVMGRNTQGVKLINLKKNDEIAAIAKVEMDKDVEEDSEETEEIEEVEEGVGSLFDNQEDNAEPQAENENSDSEE, encoded by the coding sequence ATGCAAAAAGAAGGAGAAAGACTGATTCCTATCAACATTGTTGATGAAATGAAGTCGTCTTATATCGATTATTCGATGTCCGTTATCGTTTCAAGAGCGTTACCGGATGTAAGAGACGGCTTGAAACCCGTTCATAGAAGAGTACTGTATGGTATGTATGGATTAGGGGTGTTTTCTAATAGAAAATATTTAAAATCTGCGAGAATTGTTGGGGATGTTTTGGGTAAATATCACCCGCACGGAGATTCCTCTGTATATGATGCTATGGTAAGAATGGCCCAGGACTGGAGCTTGCGTTATCCGCAGGTAGACGGACAGGGTAACTTTGGTTCTATGGATGGTGACCCGCCTGCAGCAATGCGTTATACTGAGGCAAGATTGAAAAAAATCTCTGATGAGGTTCTTTCAGACTTAGACAAAGAAACAGTTGATTTCCAAAATAACTTCGATGATAGTTTGCAGGAACCAACAGTAATGCCAACGAAAGTTCCTAACCTTTTGGTAAACGGTACTTCTGGTATTGCAGTAGGGATGGCTACCAATATGGCGCCCCACAACTTATCTGAGTCTGTAGATGCCATCTGCGCTTATATCGATAACAAAGAAATTACCATCGATGAATTAATGCAGCATATCATTGCTCCGGATTTCCCTACAGGAGGTATCATCTATGGTTATGACGGTGTAAGAGATGCTTTCCATACAGGAAGAGGAAGAGTGGTTTTAAGAGCAAAAGTTAACTTTGACGAAATCGGAAACAGAAACGCTATTATCGTTACTGAAATCCCTTATCAGGTGAACAAAGCTGAAATGATTGCCAGAACAGCAGAGCTTGTAAAAGACGAAAAAATTCCTGGTATCCACGAGATCAGAGATGAATCGGATAGAAAAGGACTTCGTGTGGTGTACGAACTGAAAAACGATGCCATTCCGAATGTTGTTCTTAACCTATTATATAAATATACAGCACTTCAGACTTCTTTCAGTGTAAACAATATTGCATTGGTACACGGAAGACCAGAGCAGCTGAATCTTAAAGATATCATTCATCACTTTGTAGAGCACAGACATGAAGTAATCGTAAGAAGAACTCAGTTTGAGCTTAAGAAAGCAAAAGAAAGAGCGCATATCCTTGAAGGGTTCATGAAAGTAATCGGAACTCAGGATTCTTTAGACAGAGCAATTTCTATTATCCGTCACAGTGCCAACCCTCAGGCTGCAAAAGAAGGCTTAATCGAGGCGTTTGAACTTTCAGATATCCAGGCTCAGGCAATCCTTGACCTTAGATTAGCTCGTCTGACAGGAATGGAGCTTGATAAGATCCGTGATGAATATGATGCCATCATGAAAGAAATTGAAAATTTGGAAGATATCTTAGCCAACGAGCCAAGAAGATTCCAGATCATCAAAGACGAATTGATCGAAATCAAAGAAAAATACGGAGACGAAAGAAGAACTGAAATTGATTACTCAGGAGGAGAAATGTCTATCGAAGATATTATCCCGAACGAATCTGTAGTTCTTACCATCTCTCACGCAGGATATATCAAGAGAACTTCACTTTCAGAATATAAAATTCAAAGTAGAGGAGGTGTAGGAAACAAAGCGGCAACAACAAGGGATTCCGACTTCCTTGAGTATATTGTTTCTGCAACCAACCACCAGTATATGCTGTTCTTTACAGAAAAAGGAAGATGTTACTGGTTAAGAGTATTTGAAATTCCTGAAGGCTCCAAAACAGCAAAAGGAAGAGCAGTACAAAACCTTATCAATATCGAGCCGGATGATAAGATCAAAGCTTATATCAGAACCAATAACCTTAAAGATTCTGAATATGTAAATCAAATGAGCGTTGTGATGGTAACCAAAAACGGTACTATCAAGAAAACATCATTAGAAGCGTATTCAAGACCAAGAGTGAATGGGGTGAATGCCATTGAGATTAGAGACAATGACCAGTTATTAGGAGCTTATCTGACGAACGGAACTTCTCAGATCATGATTGCTACTAAAAATGGTAAATGTATCCGTTTCCCTGAAGAAAAAGTAAGAGAAGTAGGTAGAGGATCTATCGGGGTAAGAGGTATCTTGCTTGAAGATGGTGATGAAGCTATTGGTATGATTGTTGTGAACGATGTAGAGAACGAAACAGTACTTGTAGTATCTGAAAAAGGATATGGAAAAAGAACTGCAGTAGAAGACTACAGAATTACCAACAGAGGAGGAAAAGGAGTAATTACGCTGAACATTACTGACAAAACAGGAAACCTGATTGCTATTCAAAACGTAACAGACGAAGACGGATTGATGATTATCAACAAATCCGGTGTTGCCATCAGAATGGGAATGGATGAAATGAGAGTAATGGGTAGAAATACTCAGGGTGTAAAACTGATCAACCTTAAGAAAAATGACGAAATTGCAGCCATTGCAAAAGTAGAAATGGATAAAGATGTAGAAGAAGATTCTGAAGAAACTGAAGAGATTGAAGAAGTAGAAGAAGGAGTAGGATCACTATTTGATAACCAGGAAGACAATGCGGAACCTCAGGCAGAAAATGAGAATTCTGATTCAGAAGAATAA
- a CDS encoding DUF421 domain-containing protein translates to MDPILNVIVRSLCVYLFMVIAIRLFGKNQLSQLNTADVVLLLLISNAVQNAMVGPDTSLQGGIIAALVLFVANFILKRIMFSSRSFQTFMEDEPVILIRDGVADQAALNRVKITESELEEAIREHGIENIHNVKLSVLEVDGNISVVSQDEKSKQTHYSRIKRKLKRKYH, encoded by the coding sequence GTGGATCCTATACTTAACGTCATTGTTCGTTCCCTCTGCGTTTACCTTTTTATGGTGATCGCTATCCGCTTGTTTGGTAAAAATCAGCTTTCTCAGCTTAATACAGCAGATGTTGTGTTACTGCTATTGATTTCAAATGCCGTTCAGAATGCAATGGTAGGGCCTGATACTTCTCTTCAGGGAGGAATTATTGCGGCACTGGTTTTGTTTGTTGCTAATTTTATCTTGAAAAGGATCATGTTTTCCAGTCGTTCCTTTCAGACTTTTATGGAAGATGAACCGGTAATTCTTATCAGAGACGGAGTAGCAGATCAGGCCGCTCTGAATCGTGTTAAGATTACAGAAAGCGAATTGGAAGAAGCCATAAGAGAACATGGAATTGAAAACATACACAATGTAAAGCTTTCCGTTCTGGAAGTGGATGGAAATATCAGTGTTGTTTCTCAGGACGAAAAAAGCAAACAGACCCACTATTCAAGAATTAAAAGAAAACTCAAAAGAAAATACCATTAA
- a CDS encoding DUF3828 domain-containing protein, whose amino-acid sequence MKKLFLYLGIFLFFVSCKKQETQPTLSPDAIINEKVNELYTQYGKSNEAIYNQPISEDLFSKDLKKALEEAINASKADIEKVKKSDHPDEKPLIFEGAIFSSLYEGFTSYKIKSVKIQDKTAEALVAFEYNSASPKETWMDTVHLINTEKGWKIDNITFDKIGNSKNLKTRLTEFVQSAQQ is encoded by the coding sequence ATGAAAAAATTATTTCTCTATTTAGGAATCTTTCTGTTCTTCGTATCCTGCAAAAAACAAGAAACTCAACCCACTTTATCTCCTGATGCAATCATCAATGAAAAAGTAAACGAACTTTATACTCAGTATGGCAAGTCCAATGAGGCCATTTACAACCAGCCGATTTCTGAGGATTTGTTTTCCAAAGATTTAAAAAAAGCATTGGAAGAGGCTATCAATGCTTCAAAAGCAGATATCGAAAAGGTTAAAAAAAGTGATCATCCTGATGAAAAACCTTTAATTTTTGAAGGTGCTATTTTCTCCAGTTTGTATGAAGGATTTACCAGTTATAAAATTAAATCTGTCAAGATACAGGATAAAACTGCTGAAGCACTGGTAGCATTTGAATATAATTCCGCTTCTCCTAAAGAAACCTGGATGGATACCGTACATCTGATCAATACGGAGAAAGGATGGAAAATAGATAATATTACTTTTGATAAGATAGGAAATTCTAAAAATCTTAAAACAAGATTAACCGAATTTGTGCAAAGTGCACAGCAATAG
- a CDS encoding tetratricopeptide repeat protein codes for MKKLILGMAIVASAFVFGQKDANALNVKLQEANKAAMDAYNAKNYAVAAPKFIEVYDLLKSSGQDNKIYMYYAGLSHALANNSDQSIKIYTDLVNSGFTGVETTYTAKEKKTGQVVNLDKATWELMKKNTDYTDFKTEQSKSIESDLYETLTSLLLNAKKAPEALAVIEKGLAKFPNSAKLKEAQTTAYLQSGNTDKFVAGLKEQLAKNPNDATNWYNLGVMQAKNPATANDAIDAFKKAIELKPDFSDAYQNLVYTTIGDDAKVVGEINALRKDKPDEASKLIDARRERFGKALPYAEGWYKANPKSLDAVSALKEIYVVTKNIEKVKEMKAKEVELSAAAK; via the coding sequence ATGAAGAAACTAATTTTAGGAATGGCTATCGTAGCGTCTGCTTTTGTTTTCGGACAAAAAGATGCGAATGCCCTGAATGTAAAGCTTCAGGAAGCCAACAAAGCAGCTATGGATGCATATAATGCAAAAAATTATGCAGTGGCAGCACCTAAGTTTATTGAAGTTTATGACTTATTAAAATCTAGTGGTCAGGACAATAAAATATATATGTATTATGCCGGACTTAGCCACGCGTTAGCTAATAACAGTGACCAGTCTATCAAAATATATACAGACCTTGTAAATTCAGGATTTACAGGTGTGGAAACTACTTATACTGCAAAAGAAAAGAAAACAGGTCAGGTGGTAAATCTTGATAAAGCGACTTGGGAGCTTATGAAGAAGAACACAGACTATACTGATTTCAAAACAGAACAGTCAAAAAGTATAGAATCTGATTTATATGAAACTTTAACTTCATTACTTCTAAATGCTAAAAAAGCACCTGAAGCTCTTGCTGTTATTGAAAAAGGATTAGCTAAATTCCCAAACAGTGCCAAACTTAAAGAAGCTCAGACTACAGCATATCTTCAGTCAGGAAACACTGATAAATTTGTTGCTGGATTGAAAGAGCAGCTAGCGAAAAATCCTAACGATGCAACAAACTGGTATAATCTTGGAGTAATGCAGGCTAAAAACCCTGCTACTGCTAATGATGCTATAGATGCATTCAAAAAAGCAATTGAACTTAAGCCAGACTTCTCTGATGCATACCAAAACCTGGTTTATACTACTATCGGAGATGATGCTAAAGTTGTAGGAGAGATTAATGCACTGAGAAAAGACAAACCGGACGAAGCTTCTAAGCTGATTGATGCAAGAAGAGAGAGATTCGGAAAAGCATTGCCATATGCTGAAGGATGGTATAAAGCAAATCCAAAAAGTCTTGACGCTGTTTCTGCATTAAAAGAAATTTATGTAGTAACTAAAAACATTGAAAAAGTTAAAGAAATGAAAGCTAAAGAAGTTGAACTAAGTGCAGCTGCAAAGTAA
- a CDS encoding bacteriocin-like protein, with protein sequence MKNLKKLTKSDLKSVYGGEPRKYCTFCEWANKVICSDIPIVQCP encoded by the coding sequence ATGAAAAATTTAAAGAAACTGACAAAGTCAGATTTGAAGTCAGTGTACGGAGGAGAGCCAAGAAAATACTGTACATTTTGCGAATGGGCAAATAAAGTAATTTGCAGTGATATTCCAATCGTTCAATGTCCGTAA
- a CDS encoding quinol oxidase subunit 4: MVMLSSCVVHDNGARGNTIPPGQAKKVFGGSAKDYAPGQVKKRSGY, from the coding sequence ATGGTTATGTTGTCATCATGTGTAGTGCATGATAATGGAGCCAGAGGAAATACAATCCCTCCGGGACAGGCTAAAAAAGTGTTTGGAGGAAGTGCAAAAGACTATGCTCCTGGACAGGTGAAAAAGAGAAGTGGCTATTAA
- a CDS encoding DUF4286 family protein, whose translation MSVLSITFHCTKDNLEEWENYIDETLVLMTENLMDVEKYILSEVHSDFIEEGKNYNLLLIFDNDELREDFIKSELLNISERIEKKFGQEVMIFNTFLNPKKSRL comes from the coding sequence ATGAGCGTATTAAGTATAACTTTCCACTGTACGAAAGATAACCTAGAAGAATGGGAAAATTATATTGATGAAACCCTGGTTTTAATGACTGAAAACCTGATGGATGTAGAAAAGTATATTCTTTCTGAGGTACACAGTGATTTTATTGAGGAAGGTAAAAATTATAATCTGCTGTTAATCTTCGATAATGATGAATTACGTGAAGATTTTATAAAAAGCGAACTTTTGAATATTTCTGAAAGGATTGAGAAAAAGTTCGGACAGGAAGTTATGATTTTTAATACTTTCCTAAATCCGAAAAAATCGAGATTATAA
- a CDS encoding GNAT family N-acetyltransferase has translation MNYELREMLPSDENRVLEIFRQGVEGGIATLETEVPTAEAWSMEYFNDCRWVLENENNEVVGWCALKPVSKRECFKGVAEVSIYFDNEYQGKGLGSVLLKKIILDSEDHGFWTLQTNIFSENEMAIKSHQKNGFRMVGVRKKIGKLNGVWKDLIMMEKRSEII, from the coding sequence ATGAATTACGAATTAAGAGAAATGCTTCCCAGTGACGAAAATCGTGTGCTTGAGATCTTCCGGCAGGGAGTAGAGGGTGGAATTGCTACTTTGGAAACAGAAGTTCCTACCGCTGAGGCCTGGAGCATGGAATATTTCAATGACTGCCGCTGGGTGCTGGAAAATGAAAATAATGAAGTCGTAGGATGGTGCGCTTTAAAACCTGTCAGCAAAAGAGAGTGTTTTAAAGGAGTTGCAGAAGTAAGCATTTATTTTGATAACGAATACCAGGGGAAGGGATTGGGTTCCGTATTGCTTAAAAAGATAATTTTGGATAGCGAGGATCACGGATTCTGGACATTACAGACTAATATCTTCTCCGAAAATGAAATGGCCATCAAATCTCATCAGAAAAATGGTTTCAGAATGGTAGGAGTCCGCAAAAAAATAGGAAAACTCAACGGAGTGTGGAAAGATCTTATTATGATGGAAAAGAGAAGCGAAATCATTTAG